In Silene latifolia isolate original U9 population chromosome 6, ASM4854445v1, whole genome shotgun sequence, the genomic window AAAACCAAGCTCTCATAATATGTCCCCAATTCCACATTACGGCTCAGAGATTTTCCAATTGACCGCACTTGGCAAGTAGCAATATTATAGGACTTCTTCCCATAAACAAGAGATCCACCATCACCCTTGTAATACAATATCCTTGTTTTAGAGCGCCTatgacggaataaattaaatccATCACTACTCGAAGGACCTGAAAACCATAGAGTCCACTTACTCTTAACACTCTCTTGTTTCAACAACCATATTTTAAGACTAACAGAAGAAATACAGAAAAACGCTAATGACTCCCCAAGAAGAAACAGCGACCTTGAAGTAGTATTTACTTCATCCAACGCATATGGCAGTTCCAAAAAGGAGAAACTTTCCGTATCAAAATCAAGGGAAACAAGATGAGTCGGTTTACCAACTTGATTACCAAGCCAGTGAGCAGACCCCTCACAGAAATAATAGGGCCCAATCAAATTCTTAAAGGACAAACCGTCAATGTTGAGGCCATTATCCCTGACAGCCCATTGTTGATCACTAAGTGTATAAACTGCAACGCGCATCTCTAGAGTTGCTATATTCGTAGCGTGGTTAAATGCGATTACAATGACTTTAAAATCTTTAGTGTGAAGCGCAAATCCAAGTACAAAGCTAGTGTTATACTTGAAATAAGGGGGAAGGGGCCAAAGGGGAAGTAACAACGATTTTCCGACACTCGGATTACATAGTCTCGGACA contains:
- the LOC141587753 gene encoding F-box/kelch-repeat protein At3g06240-like, translating into MKSRKMKQSSNEYIPLEVLTQILAYLPAKSVLKFRCVCKSWCSIIDNPDFVSMHLQLCNTNPFNSGKVLALEGLGRGGCNGSLLTLRKADTLRKTDHIFKCSQRYYLYGSCNSLLLMGRVTHYQTCPRLCNPSVGKSLLLPLWPLPPYFKYNTSFVLGFALHTKDFKVIVIAFNHATNIATLEMRVAVYTLSDQQWAVRDNGLNIDGLSFKNLIGPYYFCEGSAHWLGNQVGKPTHLVSLDFDTESFSFLELPYALDEVNTTSRSLFLLGESLAFFCISSVSLKIWLLKQESVKSKWTLWFSGPSSSDGFNLFRHRRSKTRILYYKGDGGSLVYGKKSYNIATCQVRSIGKSLSRNVELGTYYESLVLCKGCEAQDMASFPFCLDKEHI